From the genome of Desulfovibrio sp. JY:
CGGGGGCTTCGATTTGCGGCAGCAGGGGAGAGGTGTCGCCGCCATGGCCGCCGGACAGGCGCTTGCGGATGGCCTGGGCCTCCTCGTTGCGGCTGTTTATGGCCAGGCTTTTGCCGATGGCCCGTTCGGCCAGATCGGGGCGGCGCAGGAAATGGTAGGCCTTGGACAGGCCGAGATAGGCGTCGGCGTTTTTTGGGGCCAGGTCCAGGGCATGGCGGAAAAGCGCCACCGCGGCGGTGTAGTGGCGCTCGCGCAGCAGTTCGTTGCCGAGAGCCAGAAACGGGTTGAACCCGACGTCGTCGTTTTTGAGCGCATCGATGAACTGGTCGCGCAGTTCGATAAACCGCCTGGTCCTGGCGCAGGCCGAGGCCGCCTGCTTCATGTACTGGCGAAAGCGCCTGGCGCTGCCCTTGGCCTGCCAGACGCGGGCCAGGCCCAGGTAGGCCTCGACGAAAAGTTCGTTTATGGCGAGCGCCCTGTGGAAGGCCATGATGGCCCGCTCGTAGTCGCGTCCGGCCAGGGCCAGCATGCCCTGCTCGAAATATTTCGGGGCGGCGTCCGGGGCTTCGGCCACGGCGGCAAACCCCTTTGCGGCGCGTTCCGTCTCGCCGGCGGCCTCCTTGCGGGCTGCCCGGGCCAGGGCGGCCTTTTCCGAAGCGGTGAACCGGGCCATGTGGGCGGCCATGAGCAGGTGCTTGTCGAAGGTGTCCTGGGAATAGGGGCGCAGGCAGATGCCGGCCACGCCGAGCCTGACCGCCGCCAGCACCTCGTCCCGCCGGCCGTCGAGCATGGTCAGGATGACCGGCAGCCCGGCCAGGGCCGCGTCGGCGCGCAGCGCGGCCACGAAGTCGCGGCCGTCCATGTCGGCCAGGGCGGCGTCGCAGATG
Proteins encoded in this window:
- a CDS encoding response regulator, whose product is MTVPHPPLTIFKTALIVTDNEGHARIDREFLKRARIPAARHVTTGLEGLALLRRGEFDLVICDAALADMDGRDFVAALRADAALAGLPVILTMLDGRRDEVLAAVRLGVAGICLRPYSQDTFDKHLLMAAHMARFTASEKAALARAARKEAAGETERAAKGFAAVAEAPDAAPKYFEQGMLALAGRDYERAIMAFHRALAINELFVEAYLGLARVWQAKGSARRFRQYMKQAASACARTRRFIELRDQFIDALKNDDVGFNPFLALGNELLRERHYTAAVALFRHALDLAPKNADAYLGLSKAYHFLRRPDLAERAIGKSLAINSRNEEAQAIRKRLSGGHGGDTSPLLPQIEAPDVSSYPLLLRGVLYLAGKAADSLVRSKRQARAA